The genomic interval CAAGGCTCTAATAATTTACAAGTTTGCTTTTCTTCTATCATATATAAGCTAAAACAAGGCATGTATACTTTAAGAAGATGGAGCAAAGGCAAGGAGCCTCTTACTGATCTTTTTCTACAGGCTAAAATAGACAGATTGCATTTCCTGTAGTAGTCTATGACTGCTGCTTTTGTTGGGGAAATTAAGTAATTGCAGAGAAAGATTAATATCCAATTGGAGATGATTAACATTAGATGGCAACAAAGAGCTAAGGTGCGTTGGCTTCAAAAGAGAGATCGaaattcaaagtattttcacTTCTGTGCTACACAAAGGAAGAGTAGGAATCACATTCTTAGCATTGCTGATGAAAGGGGAATGTGTATAACAAATTTGAGGATATTGGGAAAGTTTTTACTAGCTATTATCAATCTCTTTTCACTTCTTCTAATCCTTCTAATATTGATTCATGTCTTGCTAATTTAACAGAGAAGGTTTCTGTTGAGATAAATGTAAAGCTGAACCAACCTTTTATTGCAGAAGAAGTTGAAATGACACTTTTTCAAATGGGTCCTCATAAAGCCCCTGGTCCTGATGGATATGGTGCATATTTTTTCCAAGATCATTGGCCAATAGTAAAGGAGGAGGTTTGTTAGGCAGTCCTATCTTTTCTAAACTATAAGCAATCAATAGCTGAGATTAATTACACTTATCTTGTAATGATACCAAAGAAACTCAAGcctaagtttttaatttaatatcgaccaattagtctttgtaatgtgcTTTACAAGATAATTGCAAAGGTGTTAGCTAGCAGATTGAAGTGTGTTCTGCCAAACTTAATCTCTCCAACTCAATGTGCTTTTGTGCCTGAACATTTGATCTCTGACAATATATTAGTAGCATTTGAAACCTTCATACAATGAATAGCAAGATGTTTGACGTGCAAAGTTTAGGATCGTGTGGAATGGGAGTTTCTTAAGACTGTTTTGACTAAATTAGGCTTTGCACAGAATTGGATTCAATTGATCATGGAATGTGCTTCATCTTCCAGTTTTTCAGTATTAGTGAATGGCTCACCTCAACACCTTTTCAAGCCTTCAAGAGGTTTATGACAAGGCTGCCTTATCTCACCATACCTTTTCATTCTATGTGCTGAAGCCTTGAGTTCTCAACTATATGCTGCTGAAGTGCAATGTTTAATTTTTGGTGTGCCTATTGTTAGGGGTGTGCTGTCCATGAATCATCTGTTTTTTGCATATGATAGTTTGATGTTTTGTCAAGCAAATATGGTGGAATAGGGAAGACTGAATCATATTTTAAGCACAATTGAAGAGGCCTCTGGACAACTGCTTAATAGAGATAAgacctctcttttttttcaacaGAAATACAAAAGTCTCAACAAGGGAATATATAAAGGAGATTGGTGGTTTAAATGACTCATCAAGCATGGAGAAATACCTGGGACTTCCTAGCTTGGTGGGTAAATCTCAGTTGAGGGCATTTCAGGATATTGTGAGCAAAGTGCAAGGTAAGATTGGAAATTGGAAAAACAGATTTTTATCTCAAGCTGGAAGGGAAGTTTTGATCAAAGCAGTGCTTCAATCAGTCCCAACATACTACATGAGTGTATTTCTTTTGCTAAAACTTTATGTCAGAAGTTGAATTCCTTAATCTCAAATTTTTGGTGGAGTGGCATGGGAGATAGAAATAAAATGCATTGGAAATCTTGGCCTATTTTATGTACTGGTAAGCAGTAAGGAGGTGTGGTTTCAGGGATCCTATTGGTTTTAATATGACTTTATTAGCCAAACAGGCTTGGGGATTTCTCACAGATCCAAATTCCCTACCTAGCAAAATTTTTAAGGCTAAGTACTTCCCTTCATCCTCACTACTACAAGCAAGCTTGGGTCAAGACCCTCTTATGTGTGGAGAAGCATATGGCAGGCTATAAGGCTTCTTAAAGATGGCCTTATTTGGAGGGTGGAGAATGGTAGACTAATTCATATTTAGTAGGACAGATGGATTCCAAGAAAAAATTTGTGTATTATTCAATCTCCAATACAGACTTTGGGGCCTAATGCTTTTGTTGAGGAGTTAATTGATAGATAGACTGCTTGGTGGAATGTACAATTGGTCTAGTCtgtttttaatgaagttgaTGCTGCTGCAATATTACATATACATGTTAGTGTGTTGGGCAACCCAAATAGACTAGTATGGAAAGGGACTTATAATGGCATTTTCTCCATTAAAAGTGTATATGGAGACGACTTGGAGCCTTaatggtgagacatctacaagAGCTAAGCATGATTCTTGTTGGAAAGAATTGTCGGCTCTACCTGTTGCAAACTCTGTTAAGAATTTCATGTGGCGAGCTATTTCAGATTCACTCCTAACTAAGTTGAATCTTTATAAAAGAAAGGTGACTGGTGATAATTTGTGTCCTATTTGTTCACTGGAACCTGAATCAACTGGGCATATCTTATGGTAATGTCCTGTTGCTATGGATGTTTGGATGATGGGAGATAAGAATATGCAGAAAATGACAattattgatattgattttgCTTAGATTTTTAAACAGATAGTTGACAGATTGCAAAGAAGGGATTTAGCTTGTTTTGCTTATGTGGCTCGATCTTTTTGGCACAGAAGGAACCCTAATACATTAACAACAATTTACTCAcccctcttttttgttttagctTGCTATCAATGAATGTGATTTATATCAGCAAGCTATGGAGGCTAGTTCTTATCAGCAAATTTCAGTGTCAGATGATGCTATTATATAGGAGGGACCACCAGAAGGTTTTATAAAGATCAATTGGGATATTGCTCTACCAAAACAAGTAAACAGGATTGGAATTAGAATTGTGCTTCGAGATTGGGAAGGGGCTGTGTTATTGAGTTTGATGAAACCCATGCTATTTTGCTCAGATGCTAATATGGCTAAAGCAAGGGGTTTATTTGAAGCTGTTAAGTTGACTTGATTAATTGCATGTTTGAAGGTGACTCTTCAAATGTGGTGTCTGCCATACTTAGCCAAAAAGAAGTTGTGTACGGTTACAATCCTATCATTGTAGATATCAAACAGATGATGTATGGAACTGGTTGGAGGGTAAGGCATGTCAAAAGGATTGCAAACCGAGTTGCACATACACTTGCAAGAGAAGCTGTCTTGTTAGATGAAGAGATGATTGACATTGAATCTATTAATTCTTGTATTTCAGATCTTGGAATGGCTGAATGTCAACTTTATCATTAATATATCACAAGTATTTctacttcaatatatatatatatatacacacacacacacacattgtGTAATACATTCTTCTTTTTAAGAACATTTCAAACTAACTTTTAACCTTAAAGAATCATTATTTGTTATAATGGGAGAAATGAATGGTAATAGAGAGATTTACTTTTTCAGGTTAACTTGTTAAAGTgtttagattgaaaaaaatgatatgagaataaaattaaaaagcacaagaaaaataaaagaaaatctaacaCAATCGTAATATTTGAttaatactagatatagtttTACGATATATAAGTCCTatgcactctttttttttttaaaaaagtaaaatttattttttatttcatatgactatcatttttatttcaaaaagtgTACACAGTCctagaagaaaaattagaagCTCTTGTTTAGAGGGCCAAATTGAGTTGGAATATACAATCTGTCATCTCATTgagtccaaaaataaaagaataaaacatagTGTTATACCATTTTAGatatatgtcattttttttatacaagaggGTTGGGggtttcaaattaaaatttttcatttgaaaaaccGGATCATATAGCCATCAGGCTCTTGgcaatatatatcatatttttagatgaaatgTTATCTTTTATCTTCACAACTTTTCATAACTTAAACAAAATCTCTATTTCATCACTAATATAGGCAAgaacataacatatatacacatataagtATAAGCAAGCCAATCAAATCCGAAACTCTGAGAACGCAGGAAATCAACTCCCatccaaaatttataaatctaaCCGTATTAAATAACAGCCAGAGCAAAAGAATTTAATAGGATccaaattcatttgaaaacttgaaaaaccACAATTAAGGAAGACTTTTccatattatacaatataattATTCCTTTTgcataatttgtaaaataaatagattgtaGGTTAAACTTTGAAGATGACTAAGGGCTTATTGGCATGCTTAAactattttaagattttgtgaatagaagtaaaataatttgagtcaaaatgttttattgaattttgaaaaaagaaacaaaaaattaaataaaaatatattgtaaaataaatattttattggaagttgtgaaaatgaatagataaagttaaaaaattgtttgaatataattttttgatataattttttttttaaagtttataaaagttgtattgatctTTGTGTGTgagtaataattaggtaatgattatatgtaaatgttaaacaattaaaattaaaaagtgttttgtatttgaataatgtttgataataaaattacgagaaattatgaaaaattctcatctttGCCAAACATGCTCCTAAATTTGATGggttctcactttttttaattattaaaaattttattttaaaaaataaaactaaggaGGACCATAGTCCATGCCGATCAGCCCTAGTTCTGCATTCAcaaaagatattaaaattatacaAGTTATGAGTATTGCTGCTGGGTTATCTGAAACTTAACGCTCAGATGACCCTCTTGGTATAGCATCACCAAGTAGAGccacatgatttattaaaacataaatatatattcaaactaaaatgacatacgaaaatataaaaagaggaaGACTAAGGCCCGATTTGGATACAATAAGTgtttcgtctcatctcatcattacaactttcttacaaaatataataaacaattcaacttcttcaaatctcaaaacaataataatattctaacaatattttatttaactttcatctcaactcatttcatctcaactcactatccaaacaacacttaaggctatgtttggtagtaaacactactattcaatattttattattatttttcatttactttttactattattcactattattcaatattttatcattactttttcataatttttcattactattcacagatcatctgaAATCACCTCACTACCTAAACGTAGCCAAACTCTAAGTTCCCTCCattgcttttatatttttactttttttttttttaataaatttcgtGATCTCGTATGGTACTATAATAAAATcctgtttggttgttaaattcATATgagttcaactcagttcaaactaattttaagttaagtctaacatccaaacactcaactctcaaattattaagcttatctcaactcaaaacctctttatacgtggaatccataacttttttcatttcaacatttctttacatgtgggactcataacctttttcaactttctataaatacatctaaactcatcttaacatccaaacacatttaaactcattttaaatagaccccacaaaactcactctaccatctcaactcactattatttataaaaaactcaactcgactcaattcaactcaacatccaaacgcagtcaaagaaaatataagttTCACGTGTCCAAATAggatttttctacaaaatagtTCTCACACAGTCTAAGAAAATATAAGTTTCACGTGTCCAAATAggatttttctacaaaatagtTCTCCTGATATTTTCCTAACACCGTCAATCTTTAGACCGCAACATTAAGCTTTATGTCACAATTGCCAATAGGGGTGTGGAACGGGGCCAAATTTTTTCCAGTCCGATCCAAAACCCGGAATCCGAGAGCATTCGGACGATTATTCGCTTGGATTACACTCGAGTGGATAAGATAAACCCAGATCTGGTTACCAATCCGGTTTTACGACTTGGTTATTcgtaacatgattttttttttttaactctacaACGATGTGAAATAAAGGGTGCCAATGATTTTAGAGATAAGGGAGATTTGAACTCTCTTAGACCAAGGTTGATTCTGCTATTCAtgcaaaacaatttttttatttttatttttatttttagtttttaactcTACAACGATGTGAAAGAAATGGTGCCAATGATTTCAGAGATAAGGAAGATTTGAAGTCTCCTAGATCAAGGTTGATTTTGCTGttcatgcaaaacaaaatattgggATCTTGGACATGAACAAAACATTAGTTTATTTTGCATTATTATTAGttatgatgtattattatttgttttattctttgtaaactaatattttacattgtgatgtaacaacaatattatttattttgaattgttatttattttgttctttatttaaaaaaattttttaaaagcctttaaattattatttttttttaaaatatgggcaatttaaacatgatatcatatttgtttttttttttttaaaaagtgctataaaaatattatttaaagtattaatatttaatcCAAATTAAATCCGGTTACAATCCGGATATCTAAATCCGGATTAAATCCAGTTATAATCAAGATATATGAGTTTATAggcaaaaaagggaaaaaatctaGATATCCGATTATCCGCCcgaattattttcttttctaaagaatattatttttgttgcaaatttgATAATACAAGTTCTTTGTTCAGTACttgtacaaaaaatatttaacaatattatttattttgcattgttatGTATTAGTTGTGATATATTATGATTTAATTTgttctttataaattttgttttgcattgtgttgtaacaacaatattatctattttgtatttttatttattttgttctttaatttatttttttataaaaatattttaaaaagcatttaaattatttttaaaaattctgaacaatttaaacatgatatcagaattttttttaaaaaaaagtgctataaaaatattttctaagttttaaattcttctttataaaaaaaaaaattaaaaatatggatTAAATCTGGTTATAATCCAGATATCCggatttatagaaaaaaaaaatgaaaaatccgGATATTTTTTGGATTGAATCAGATTATTCATTTAGATTATTTTCAGATTAATCCGAATAGATAACCGTCCGAACTTTAGCATCCGAATCCGGATCTGAATCCAGATGCGGTTCCGGTTGAACACCCCTAAATAAActactccctctctctctctccgtcgtAATGGTTAATATATAGGGTGCCGTCGAGAAGCATTTTACTTCATAGCCAAACACAATAGTTTTCGTGGCTCCCAAGCACCAGTCAGATTCAGAAGTTCGTGAAGAACCTGACTCTTCAGCCAGTATTTCCTTGAAGGATTGTTCAAGCAATCGGAAGAGAACAGTTAAAGCTGTCTCAGGCAAACTTGGTGAGTTGATTATGTTTGGTTTTATCTGTTCAAGACAACAACTGTTACGCACATACAGGAGGACCCAACTGGGTTTCATTCAGAAAAATGCATTCTTTTTGGTCAAGTCATTTGCATCAATAGGTTTATTTCGATATGAGGACAAACAACAAGAAGGGAAACCTTCTTTTACGGTGTCTTGCCTCATAAATTCTTGTAGGTTGTCTCCAAAATCAGCTATTTTAGCTTCCAAGAATGTAGACCTTGAAAACCCAGATAGACCAGATTCAGTGCATAACCTACTCAAAGAGAATGGATTCACTGATATCCAAATCACTAAAATTGATGCCCACAATTGCTTTTAGCTGATCCTGGTAAAATCATTTTGCccaaaattgagtttttttgttCTATAGGGGTTTCAAGCTTTGAACTCCAGAAAATCATCACCAAGTCCCCTGGACTACTGCGAAGAAGCTTAAATAAACATCTTATATCCTGCTATAATTTTCTAAAGAGCGTACTTCTTGAAGATGATAAAGTCATCACTACTTTAAAGCGCTCGTCACGGTCCTTTCTATATAGTGTAGTGGATAATATGGTTCCAAATATTGAACTTTTGAGAGAGATTGGAACGCTTCAATCTACCATCTCTCTGCTGGTGATTAATTATCCAGATATGGCGTTCATTAAGCATAGTAGGTTTGATGTGGCTCTCCAGGAGGTGTACGTTTCAACTTATGCTTGTAACCACAATGTAGAGGAAAAAGGATCTATAGTTGGAGCCTCCTTGATAAAGGGACATGAATAATTATGATGGCTTTAGCTTTATCATACAACTTTTCTAAGTACTTAACTTGATTTGTGCCATGTTTGCAGTGTATATGGCATCATGTACGTAGCAATGCCATGACTTGCCTTCAATTGGGTCAGTAATGAGATTTCATAGAAATTGAGTCTTGACAAGGTTGAGTTTTCAAAGCAGATTGAGATACAATTAgcaattttgaattgagaatcTCTTCATATGACTTGTGTTATTATATATGcgacttaaatatattaaactGAAATTGAATTGACTTATTAGATGTCTTTTGGTGCATCTAACTTGTGGCTCTAACTTTCTAGGTTTAGTACTTAGGTTTTCTAATGTGGTACCTTATATGCACAAATTGGGACTTTCTCACGTGCATTTTGCAGTGGCATCAAATCGGGGGGTTTGGCTCCAGATACATGAAAGCAAGTAGTCAAAGAGCTCTCTTCTTGTTGGAACAATGCATTACCATGATGCACGTCAAGCAAGTTCAATCCCATCTCACAGTTTCAGGCGCCATCTTGGATCCTCAAGCCGCTTCGAAGATCATCTCCTTCTGTGCAGTGTCCAACCCCGTCGATTTAACTCACGCCTGCCAACTCTTTCGCCATCTACCGCATCGAACCACATTGGTATGGAACAACATGGTCAGAGCTTTTTCCGAGAGGGATGAACCCCTTAAAGCTTTGTCTCTCTATAAGGATATGCTCGAGAGTGGCTTCTTACCCAACAACTATACCTTCTCTTTCCTGCTTAGAGCTTGTGCTGACCTCTCTGATGTCTCCTTGGGCTTAATTCTCCATTCCCAAGTCATCAGATTGGGCTGGGAATCGTATGACTTTGTGCAGAACGGGTTGATCCATCTGTATGCGACTTGTAACTGCATGGGTGCAGCTCGTAAATTGTTTGATGGGAGCGTAAATCGAGACGTCATTACGTGGACAGCTTTGATTAACGGTTATGTGAAGGGTGGATTGGTTAGGGTTGCACGGGAGTTTTTTGATCAAATGCCGGAGAAGAATGTTGTTTCTTGGAGTGCGATGATTAATGGGTATGCACAAGTTGGCTTGTTCAAAGAGGCTTTGGAGCTTTTTAACGATATGCAAATTTCTGGTTTTCAACCAAATCATGCTGGAATTGTGGGAGCACTCACTGCGTGTGCTTTTCTTGGTGCATTGGATCAAGGAAGGTGGATACACGCCTACGTGGATAGAAATGGGATGGAATTAGATAGAGTGTTGGGCACTGCTCTTGTTGACATGTATGCAAAATGCGGGTGTATTGAAACTGCTCGTTGTGTATTTGATGAGATGTCGAATAGAGATGTTTTTGCCTTTACTTCTTTGATTTCGGGCCTAGCAAATCATGGCTTGAGTACAAGTGCGATTGACTTGTTTATGAGGATGAAGAGTGAAGGAGTTATTCCTAATGAAGTTACATTTGTATGTGTCTTAAGCGCATGCAGTCGAATGGGGTTGGTGGATGAAGGGGTGAGAATTTTCAATAGCATGAGTCAAGACTATGGGATCGAGCCAGGGGTCCAACAATATGGCTGTTTGGTAGATCTGTTTGGGAGGGCAGGGATGCTAGAAGAGGCAAAGAAGGTGGTGAGGGCGATGCCAATGGAACCAGACTCGTATGTGTTGGGTGCATTGCTCAATGCTTGTAGAGTTCATGGAGATTTTGAGCTGGGTAAAGAAACGGTCGAGCACTTCGTTCAGCAGAGTCTAGACCATGGTGGGGTTCATGTTCTTCTTTCCAACATGTATGCTTCTGCTAACAAATGGGATGATGTGGCAAAGGTgaggaagggaatggaagagAAGAAGGTAAGAAAGGTACCGGGATGTAGCTTGATTGAAGTGGATGGTGTGGTCAGTGAATTTGTTGCTGGAAATAGGTCGCATTTGCTCATGGAGAAGATCACATTAGTCGCTCGTGGCATTGACAATCACCTAAAGTTTCTTCGGTGCGATCACGATGATGATAAGATAAATGAATAAATCGAATTCTAGCTGAGAATTGCTGAATACACTGCTGCCATTGAGGAAGAAAGCCTTTGTGTTATGGacccactaggtagaactcacccttgaaaactagcttacaagggaagggtgcctaggggcttataaaccatcaaccaatcccatacttagtcgatgtgggatcgtaacaacCACCACGCTCCGTAGCCGACGTCCACGACGGTCTCGGCGCTCACACGGGCTGGCTGTGCGCTAGGTCTTTTCCTAGCTCCGGACGAACATTGCCATGCCGGCATCACCCCCCGTGCCACACGATTGCAACCGTCGCAACATGGCCTTAGATGTGGggtggctttgataccatttgttttggacccactaggtagaactcacccttgaaaactagcttacaagggaagggtgcctaggggcttataaaccatcaaccaattCCATACTTAGTCGATATGGGATCGTAACACTTTGGTTTATTATCGAACTGTTAAGTTCCTCTGGATTATCCATCTGTTTGGCTTTTGGTTCAGTCTGCAGTTTTAAGGTAAGCCCTTTTACGTGTTTTCTCAAAGTTCAATTTATAGTGTGTATTCTTTCCGATGATGTCGTTGTTCCAACATTGACGTGATGCCTCTTTAGCATGCAGAGATATGCATCTATACAGCACCCGTGCGtcaatttttgtttagaaagAAATTGCTACATTTGCAGGGAAGAAGAAACGTACAACCTTTTTGCCACATTTCCCTTTAAGGGGAAAAGAATCAATTTGTTGACATGTTGCTTGCCTGAAGTAAATGGGGAAACCAGATTTTTGGCAGGCTTGCTTTTTGTTgactgaaatttgaaaagtgaaGTCTTGTCGGATATAGAAAATGCCTTTTTACAAGGTTTCCTATTCTTTATCCCTCCCATCGTTTTGTTATGTTTGTAAAAATTACAGAGTTCTGCTAAAGTTGTAAGTTTGAATCCTTCAAAGGACAGAAAATTATAATCTCTCTCGCATAATATGAAGGTTTGTTACGTGAAGGTGTTGGACCCCAAACAAGAAAACCTTAATGATTGTCAGATGAGGATATCTATTAGTTAAGCTTGGTTTTGATGTTGGTGCTAAGTTCTAACCATAGATGAAGTCTCATAGACAGAATTTGAAAGACCACTTTGGAAGTGCTTGTTGCAATAAGCTTCAGCACTCTCTCTACACAATAAGCTTGAACCCTAACCTGTACTTTTCAGATTTATGGTAATTGGTCTTCCCGTTCCTCTTCACCTCAGGCTTTCTGTATCAAGAGTGTTAGAAGATCTTGTGCTTGATCTTGTTCTATTTTATTTGGATCTGTACTTCAAAAAAAGTCTAATCTTGGTCTTGGCTGTGTTTTCAGTTATATTGGACTTGATATTGGGGTATATTGGGATCAAGGTTCCCTCAAGGTCCTCAAGTATGGGGAAAATGAATCCAAAACTAATGAAGTGAAGAAGTATGGACTACAAATGGAGAGGTCTCCAAAATCTGGAAAGCGTAtggaaaaactgaaaaatagctcctcctcctccagcATCCCACTATTTTGTCCTCTCGAGCTTCATTTCAAGTTCACATGGATTCATCAACCCCATTAACGACGATCCTTTTATTGATTAGCATAGAAAACTCATGATCAGACCATTAACTAGGCTCTGCTTCCCACTGTTTTACTCTTTATTTAGGACTATTATGAGTTTGAAGAGGATTTTGTTGGAGCTCCCCACCCTTCATCTTTCAATTAATACAAACTtgcctataaaaaaatgttgttgtaTGGAAGATTTAATTAAAGTTGGTATGCGAAATCAGAGTACCAATTTAGTTGGACT from Juglans microcarpa x Juglans regia isolate MS1-56 chromosome 4S, Jm3101_v1.0, whole genome shotgun sequence carries:
- the LOC121263831 gene encoding pentatricopeptide repeat-containing protein At5g66520-like, which produces MWYLICTNWDFLTCILQWHQIGGFGSRYMKASSQRALFLLEQCITMMHVKQVQSHLTVSGAILDPQAASKIISFCAVSNPVDLTHACQLFRHLPHRTTLVWNNMVRAFSERDEPLKALSLYKDMLESGFLPNNYTFSFLLRACADLSDVSLGLILHSQVIRLGWESYDFVQNGLIHLYATCNCMGAARKLFDGSVNRDVITWTALINGYVKGGLVRVAREFFDQMPEKNVVSWSAMINGYAQVGLFKEALELFNDMQISGFQPNHAGIVGALTACAFLGALDQGRWIHAYVDRNGMELDRVLGTALVDMYAKCGCIETARCVFDEMSNRDVFAFTSLISGLANHGLSTSAIDLFMRMKSEGVIPNEVTFVCVLSACSRMGLVDEGVRIFNSMSQDYGIEPGVQQYGCLVDLFGRAGMLEEAKKVVRAMPMEPDSYVLGALLNACRVHGDFELGKETVEHFVQQSLDHGGVHVLLSNMYASANKWDDVAKVRKGMEEKKVRKVPGCSLIEVDGVVSEFVAGNRSHLLMEKITLVARGIDNHLKFLRCDHDDDKINE